A single region of the Phycisphaerae bacterium RAS1 genome encodes:
- the comM gene encoding Competence protein ComM: MRKVGPAGGVCRYLGHSAAPQGDTPAAIRRTSAGLEFAAMLARVHSMSLAGIEARLCEVEVDVTGRGFGPPTVVGLPDSGVKESTDRIRSALTNSGFFFPRTKLTVNLAPADVKKEGPAFDLPIALGMLLADDQLQSDVVEDFLIAGELALDGRVRPIKGALSMSILARDNSRRGLIVPRENAEEAGVVDGVEVYGISSLTEAASFLAGQLPLEATHVDIEALFQTAAKYDVDFADVRGQEQVKRALLIAAAGRHNILMLGPPGTGKTMLAKRLVTILPGLSLQESLETTQIYSAAGQLNHGSALLATRPFRQPHHSISTPALVGGGTIPCAGEVSLSHHGVLFLDEFPEFTRTVLESLRQVIEDGAVTIARAHSAVRFPADFLLVAAMNPCPCGYFSDPRKACKCSATQIDKYLARVSGPLLERIDMHVEVPAVPIAALRDLKPGTDSATQRAHVHRVHDIQRRRFGEGSTTTNGRMSSRLLRKHCAIDAEGERVLRQAVSELGLSARAHDKVLRVARTIADMDEKENISAMHLAEAIQYRRLDRAL, encoded by the coding sequence ATGCGGAAAGTCGGCCCGGCCGGCGGCGTGTGCCGATATCTAGGCCACTCCGCCGCGCCGCAGGGCGACACGCCCGCCGCTATCCGGCGCACGAGCGCCGGGCTAGAATTCGCGGCCATGCTCGCGCGTGTGCACAGCATGTCTCTGGCGGGGATCGAAGCCCGTCTGTGCGAGGTGGAGGTGGATGTCACCGGTCGCGGGTTTGGCCCCCCCACCGTGGTCGGGCTGCCGGACTCGGGCGTCAAGGAAAGCACCGATCGCATCCGCAGCGCGCTCACCAACTCGGGGTTCTTTTTTCCACGGACGAAGCTGACGGTGAACCTCGCGCCGGCGGACGTGAAGAAGGAAGGACCGGCGTTCGACCTGCCGATTGCACTGGGCATGCTGCTGGCCGACGACCAACTCCAAAGCGACGTGGTCGAGGATTTTCTGATCGCCGGCGAACTGGCGCTCGACGGCCGCGTCCGGCCGATCAAGGGCGCCCTCTCGATGTCGATCCTGGCCCGTGACAACAGCCGCCGCGGGCTGATCGTGCCGCGCGAAAACGCTGAAGAAGCCGGCGTCGTGGACGGCGTCGAGGTGTACGGCATCTCATCGCTGACGGAGGCGGCTTCGTTTCTGGCGGGGCAATTGCCGCTCGAAGCCACGCACGTGGACATCGAGGCGCTGTTCCAGACGGCCGCGAAATACGACGTGGACTTCGCCGACGTGCGCGGGCAGGAGCAGGTGAAACGCGCCCTGCTGATCGCCGCCGCCGGCCGGCATAACATCCTCATGCTCGGCCCGCCCGGCACGGGCAAAACCATGCTGGCCAAGAGGCTGGTGACGATACTGCCCGGCCTGTCGCTTCAGGAGTCGCTGGAAACGACGCAGATCTACTCCGCCGCCGGCCAGCTCAACCATGGCTCCGCCCTGCTGGCGACGCGCCCCTTCCGCCAGCCGCACCACAGCATCAGCACGCCGGCGCTGGTCGGCGGCGGGACGATCCCTTGCGCGGGCGAAGTGTCGCTGTCCCATCACGGCGTCCTGTTCCTGGACGAGTTCCCAGAATTCACCCGCACGGTGCTGGAATCGCTGCGGCAGGTGATCGAAGACGGGGCGGTGACGATCGCGCGGGCGCACAGCGCCGTACGCTTCCCGGCCGATTTCCTGCTGGTGGCGGCGATGAACCCCTGCCCATGCGGCTACTTTTCCGATCCGCGGAAGGCGTGCAAGTGCTCGGCGACGCAGATTGACAAGTACCTGGCGCGCGTCTCCGGGCCGCTCCTGGAGCGGATCGACATGCACGTCGAGGTGCCGGCCGTGCCGATCGCGGCCCTGCGCGACCTGAAACCCGGCACGGACAGCGCCACGCAGCGGGCGCACGTTCATCGCGTGCACGACATTCAGCGCCGCCGCTTCGGCGAAGGCTCCACCACCACCAACGGCCGCATGTCGTCGCGCCTGCTTCGCAAGCACTGCGCCATCGACGCCGAGGGCGAGCGCGTGCTCCGCCAGGCTGTGAGCGAGCTGGGGCTCTCGGCGCGGGCGCACGACAAGGTGCTCCGCGTCGCTCGAACCATCGCGGATATGGATGAGAAAGAGAACATCAGCGCCATGCATCTGGCGGAGGCGATCCAGTATCGCCGGCTGGACCGGGCGCTTTGA
- the phoA_2 gene encoding Alkaline phosphatase precursor, protein MSHASEKWMASLPAHALAYAVATIVVGAVVRLVFPFILPVRIVEGPLVQGADGDQATLIWYTNRHVHCDVRAGDSGAPLQRAEVDGTRHRIRLTGLPRDKDQRYEVLCESRVLHKAALKSVQPAATAFGFIVFGDSGRGSSEQYRLAQRMEELAGSDARVKFLLHTGDLVYGAGQRSDYRDRFFAPYRRLIDRLCFWPSLGNHDVSEPNPAQAYREVFELPENGPAGLTPEENYWFDFGSARIVVADTNLAEAELAARVAPWMASAFAAAPHAIRWRFAVFHHPPYTVGPHVKDESRPGIERVMVPAIQAAGVDIVFCGHDHLYQRTRPLWNGVPTGQEAVSSAPAPAAGERGAEGRGVVYIVSGAGGAKLYEAAPAASRPAYFEKVIDNIHSFTHVAIDGATLHLRQISVNGEILDDVTMSGR, encoded by the coding sequence ATGAGCCACGCTTCGGAGAAATGGATGGCTTCGCTGCCGGCACATGCGCTCGCCTACGCCGTGGCGACGATTGTCGTCGGCGCGGTGGTTCGACTGGTCTTTCCTTTCATTCTGCCGGTGCGGATCGTCGAGGGGCCGCTGGTGCAGGGCGCGGACGGCGACCAGGCGACGCTGATCTGGTACACGAATCGCCACGTGCACTGCGACGTGCGCGCGGGCGATTCCGGCGCGCCGCTCCAGCGCGCGGAAGTGGACGGCACGCGGCACCGCATCCGCCTGACCGGGCTCCCGCGCGACAAGGACCAGCGGTACGAAGTCCTTTGCGAATCGCGCGTGCTCCACAAGGCGGCGCTCAAGTCTGTTCAGCCGGCGGCGACCGCCTTCGGGTTCATCGTCTTCGGCGACAGCGGGCGTGGCTCGTCCGAGCAGTACCGGCTCGCGCAGCGGATGGAGGAGCTGGCCGGCTCGGACGCGCGCGTCAAATTTCTGCTGCACACCGGCGACCTGGTTTACGGCGCCGGCCAGCGCAGCGATTACCGCGACCGATTCTTCGCGCCCTATCGCAGACTGATCGACCGCCTCTGCTTCTGGCCGTCGCTGGGCAACCACGACGTATCGGAGCCGAATCCGGCCCAGGCCTATCGCGAGGTCTTCGAGCTGCCGGAAAACGGCCCGGCCGGGCTGACGCCGGAGGAGAACTACTGGTTTGATTTCGGCTCAGCGCGAATCGTCGTGGCGGATACAAATCTGGCGGAGGCGGAGCTGGCGGCGCGGGTCGCGCCGTGGATGGCGTCGGCGTTCGCTGCGGCGCCGCACGCGATTCGATGGCGCTTCGCGGTTTTTCATCATCCGCCCTACACGGTCGGGCCGCACGTCAAGGACGAGTCTCGGCCGGGAATCGAGCGGGTGATGGTTCCGGCGATCCAGGCGGCGGGCGTCGATATCGTCTTTTGCGGGCACGACCATCTGTATCAGCGCACGCGGCCGCTTTGGAACGGCGTGCCGACGGGTCAGGAGGCCGTTTCGTCGGCGCCGGCGCCCGCCGCGGGTGAACGCGGCGCGGAAGGGCGCGGCGTCGTGTACATCGTCAGCGGTGCGGGCGGGGCGAAGCTCTACGAGGCCGCGCCGGCGGCGAGTCGGCCGGCGTACTTTGAAAAGGTGATCGACAACATTCACAGTTTCACACATGTGGCGATCGACGGCGCGACGCTGCACTTACGGCAGATTTCGGTCAACGGAGAGATTCTGGACGATGTGACAATGAGCGGGCGGTAG
- the macB_4 gene encoding Macrolide export ATP-binding/permease protein MacB — protein sequence MFYFRLITTAMRSLDAHFLRSLLATLGVLIGVASVVSCMSILEGFSTEIAKSFRSMGSNVLFITPVQARVGGRPIGAATQTLTVEDVRLIERELADHVEAVAPQATGPGGLAKRFQKSQTCTVIATNEAYFRINAVKLASGRAFNSTESADESATVACLGKKVADELFGGADAVGQPVKIGPSTYRVVGVLEKRGSIGFINADESVVIPITAGLKRYFNRRWFDMLVVGVKDSTTQDKVKASVKRMLRESHRIRLGQQEDFNIYNQEEAMQGVNQTLGIFKIVFYSIAGISLVVGGIGIMNIMLVSVTERTREIGVRMAVGARRLDILLQFLVEALIISLVGGGCGLLLGAMFADILEKVVVDFFKTVVSPLVIMTAVLTAVSVGVASGLYPAYKASRLDPVDALRYE from the coding sequence ATGTTCTACTTCCGGCTGATCACGACGGCGATGCGCAGCCTCGACGCGCACTTCCTCCGCTCGCTCCTGGCGACGCTGGGAGTGCTGATTGGCGTGGCGTCAGTCGTTTCGTGCATGTCGATTCTCGAGGGGTTCTCGACCGAGATCGCCAAGAGCTTCCGATCGATGGGGTCCAACGTTTTGTTCATTACGCCGGTGCAGGCACGTGTAGGCGGGCGACCGATCGGCGCGGCGACACAGACGCTAACCGTGGAAGACGTGCGGTTGATCGAGCGCGAACTGGCAGACCACGTCGAAGCCGTGGCGCCGCAAGCAACCGGACCGGGGGGTCTGGCGAAGCGCTTTCAGAAGAGCCAGACCTGTACGGTGATCGCGACGAATGAGGCCTATTTTCGTATCAACGCCGTCAAGCTGGCATCCGGGCGCGCGTTTAATTCCACTGAGTCCGCTGACGAAAGCGCGACCGTCGCGTGTCTGGGCAAGAAGGTTGCCGATGAGCTTTTCGGCGGAGCGGACGCGGTCGGCCAGCCGGTGAAGATCGGCCCGTCCACGTACCGGGTGGTCGGGGTGCTTGAAAAGCGCGGCAGCATTGGGTTCATCAACGCGGACGAATCGGTGGTGATTCCGATCACGGCCGGACTGAAGCGTTACTTCAACCGGCGCTGGTTCGACATGCTCGTCGTCGGAGTCAAAGACTCGACCACGCAGGATAAGGTGAAAGCGTCTGTCAAGCGGATGCTGCGTGAATCTCACCGCATCCGCCTTGGCCAACAGGAAGACTTCAACATCTATAATCAGGAGGAGGCGATGCAGGGCGTCAACCAGACGCTGGGCATCTTCAAGATCGTCTTCTACAGCATCGCCGGCATCTCGCTGGTGGTCGGCGGGATCGGCATCATGAACATCATGCTCGTGTCCGTCACTGAGCGCACGCGTGAAATCGGCGTGCGCATGGCGGTCGGCGCCCGCCGGCTCGACATCCTGCTGCAGTTCCTGGTTGAGGCGCTCATCATCAGCCTCGTCGGCGGCGGGTGCGGGCTGCTGCTGGGCGCGATGTTCGCTGACATCCTCGAAAAGGTTGTCGTCGATTTCTTCAAGACCGTTGTGTCGCCGCTGGTCATCATGACGGCCGTGCTCACGGCTGTGTCAGTCGGCGTCGCCAGCGGACTCTATCCGGCGTACAAGGCCAGCCGGCTCGATCCCGTGGACGCCCTCCGATACGAGTGA
- a CDS encoding co-chaperonin GroES, protein MNQASGSKQLEVVEPIGKRVLIRKDEDKKTTKGGIQLPGNIEIPTITGRVVSVSAQIERDEDYPISQYDRVLFNPKNAVPVDFEGDNRLFVVPIEDIVAVFRRSK, encoded by the coding sequence ATGAACCAGGCCAGCGGCAGCAAGCAGCTCGAAGTGGTCGAACCCATCGGCAAGCGCGTCCTGATCCGCAAGGATGAGGACAAGAAAACGACCAAGGGCGGAATCCAGCTACCCGGCAACATCGAAATCCCCACCATCACCGGTCGCGTCGTCTCGGTCTCCGCGCAGATCGAGCGCGACGAGGACTACCCGATCAGCCAGTACGACCGCGTGCTCTTCAATCCCAAGAACGCCGTGCCGGTCGATTTCGAAGGCGACAACCGGCTGTTCGTGGTGCCGATCGAGGACATCGTGGCGGTCTTTCGCCGGTCGAAGTGA
- a CDS encoding High-affinity nickel-transport protein has product MAIVFSIMTGVLAGVGHVFAGPDHLAAVAPLAVDARRRTWLTGLLWGVGHSGGVWVLAALALLLREGLPINLISSWSERLVGGVLIAIGVWGLWRGLAARVHTHVHEHDGRRHAHIHVHAQAVAPPVHAPAAPPHERTPHAHSHSALGIGLLHGLAGTSHLLGVLPALLLPTRAAAVAYVGGFGVGAVAAMTLFAWVVGSVARRLDGHGQRAFRGLLLGSCVAAIGVGVFWIVSAAGATASHG; this is encoded by the coding sequence ATGGCCATCGTATTCTCCATCATGACCGGCGTGCTTGCGGGCGTGGGACACGTCTTCGCCGGCCCGGACCACCTGGCCGCGGTGGCGCCTCTGGCCGTCGACGCGCGCCGCCGCACCTGGCTTACCGGGCTCCTGTGGGGCGTGGGGCATTCGGGCGGGGTCTGGGTGCTGGCCGCCCTGGCGCTGCTGCTGCGCGAGGGGCTGCCGATCAACCTGATTTCCTCCTGGAGCGAGCGACTCGTCGGCGGCGTGCTCATCGCGATCGGCGTATGGGGATTGTGGCGCGGGCTGGCGGCGCGGGTTCACACGCACGTCCACGAACATGACGGCCGGCGCCACGCGCACATCCACGTGCACGCGCAGGCCGTCGCCCCCCCCGTCCATGCACCCGCCGCACCGCCGCATGAGCGCACCCCTCACGCGCACTCGCACTCGGCTCTGGGGATCGGCCTGCTGCACGGGCTGGCCGGGACGTCTCATCTGCTTGGCGTCCTGCCGGCGCTGCTGCTGCCGACGCGGGCCGCGGCGGTCGCTTACGTCGGCGGATTCGGAGTGGGCGCCGTCGCGGCGATGACGCTTTTCGCATGGGTGGTCGGCAGCGTCGCCCGCCGCCTCGACGGCCACGGACAGCGGGCGTTTCGCGGACTGCTGCTCGGAAGCTGCGTGGCGGCGATTGGCGTGGGCGTCTTCTGGATTGTGTCGGCGGCCGGCGCGACCGCGTCGCACGGTTAA